A region from the Streptomyces tsukubensis genome encodes:
- a CDS encoding histidine phosphatase family protein — MNEDAYKRTGRRLVLWRHGQTSWNLERRFQGTTDIALTETGIAQARRAARLLASLKPDAIIASDLKRAAATAGELADITGLDVTHDEGLRETYAGVWQGLTHQEIIEQYNEQYTAWKRGEPVRRGGGELETEVADRAAPVVLHHAEKLPENGTLVVVSHGGTIRTTIGRLLGLESGHWESLGGLSNCCWSVLGEGARGWRLLEHNAGTLPEPVLGDDT; from the coding sequence CTGAACGAGGACGCCTACAAGCGCACCGGCCGCCGCCTCGTCCTGTGGCGGCACGGCCAGACCTCCTGGAATCTGGAGCGCCGCTTCCAGGGCACCACGGATATCGCGCTCACCGAGACCGGGATCGCCCAGGCCCGGCGGGCCGCCCGGCTGCTGGCCTCCCTCAAGCCGGACGCGATCATCGCCTCCGATCTGAAGCGGGCCGCCGCCACCGCGGGCGAGCTGGCCGACATCACCGGCCTCGACGTCACGCACGACGAGGGACTGCGGGAGACCTACGCCGGTGTCTGGCAGGGGCTGACCCACCAGGAGATCATCGAGCAGTACAACGAGCAGTACACGGCCTGGAAGCGCGGCGAGCCCGTGCGCCGGGGCGGCGGCGAGCTGGAGACCGAGGTGGCCGACCGGGCCGCCCCGGTGGTCCTCCACCATGCCGAGAAGCTCCCGGAGAACGGCACGCTGGTCGTGGTCAGCCACGGCGGCACCATCCGCACCACCATCGGCCGGCTCCTCGGTCTGGAGTCCGGACACTGGGAGAGCCTCGGCGGCCTCTCCAACTGCTGCTGGTCGGTCCTCGGCGAGGGCGCACGCGGCTGGCGGCTGCTGGAGCACAACGCGGGCACCCTCCCGGAGCCCGTCCTCGGCGACGACACCTGA
- the nadD gene encoding nicotinate-nucleotide adenylyltransferase yields the protein MGQQEEQAGTAPGVPGDGPARRRLGVMGGTFDPIHHGHLVAASEVAALFHLDEVVFVPTGQPWQKSHKAVSPAEDRYLMTVIATASNPQFSVSRIDIDRPGKTYTIDTLRDLSSLDEGTDLFFITGADALSQILGWRDATELFSLAHFIGVTRPGHDLTDDGLPEGKVSLVEVPALAISSTDCRARVAKGDPVWYLVPDGVVRYIDKRQLYRGQ from the coding sequence ATGGGACAGCAGGAAGAACAGGCGGGCACCGCGCCCGGGGTACCGGGCGACGGTCCCGCCCGGCGGCGACTCGGTGTCATGGGCGGGACGTTCGACCCGATCCACCACGGTCACCTGGTGGCCGCAAGCGAGGTGGCCGCACTGTTCCATCTCGACGAGGTCGTCTTCGTCCCCACGGGGCAGCCGTGGCAGAAGAGCCACAAGGCCGTCTCGCCGGCCGAGGACCGTTACCTCATGACGGTGATCGCCACGGCCTCCAACCCCCAGTTCTCGGTGAGCCGGATCGACATCGACCGCCCCGGGAAGACGTACACCATCGACACCCTCCGGGATCTGTCCTCCCTCGACGAGGGCACCGATCTCTTCTTCATCACCGGCGCCGACGCGCTCTCCCAGATCCTGGGCTGGCGGGATGCGACCGAGCTGTTCTCGCTCGCGCACTTCATCGGGGTCACCCGCCCCGGCCACGATCTGACGGACGACGGGCTGCCGGAGGGCAAGGTCTCCCTCGTGGAGGTGCCGGCGCTGGCGATCTCCTCGACCGACTGCCGGGCGCGGGTCGCCAAGGGGGACCCCGTCTGGTATCTCGTACCCGACGGCGTCGTGCGCTACATCGACAAGCGCCAGTTGTACCGCGGTCAGTGA
- a CDS encoding M48 family metallopeptidase → MTESSQEKVPSRQRKRFPGISSRAYEHPADRSALVALRKLSGFDTVFKALSGLLPERSLRLLFLSDSVRVSDEQFAHLHAMLRDACYVLDLEKVPAMYVTQDPRPNAMCIGLDEPIIVVTTGLVELLDEEEMRAVVGHEVGHALSGHSVYRTILLFLTSLALKIAWVPLGNVAIMAIVTALREWFRKSELSADRAGLLVGQDLQASMRGLMKIAGGNHLHEMNVDAFLRQAEEYEAGGDLRDSVLKIMNVLPRTHPFTTVRAAELKKWAESRDYQRVMDGHYPRRDEDKETSVTDSIRESASHYADTVRTSKDPLMKLVGDIAGGAGDLGGKLRDRFTGSGRANGSGPDSSSDGGSGGASGA, encoded by the coding sequence ATGACCGAAAGCAGTCAGGAAAAGGTGCCGAGCAGGCAGCGCAAGCGGTTCCCCGGGATCTCGTCACGGGCGTACGAGCACCCGGCGGACCGTTCGGCGCTGGTCGCCCTGCGCAAGCTCAGCGGTTTCGACACCGTGTTCAAGGCGCTGAGCGGGCTGCTTCCCGAGCGCAGTCTGCGGCTCCTCTTCCTCTCCGACTCCGTCCGGGTGAGCGACGAGCAGTTCGCCCATCTGCACGCGATGCTGCGGGACGCCTGTTACGTCCTCGACCTGGAGAAGGTCCCCGCGATGTACGTCACGCAGGACCCGCGGCCCAATGCGATGTGCATCGGCCTCGACGAGCCGATCATCGTGGTGACGACCGGTCTGGTGGAGCTGCTGGACGAGGAGGAGATGCGGGCCGTCGTGGGCCACGAGGTGGGCCATGCCCTCTCCGGCCACTCCGTCTACCGCACGATCCTGCTCTTCCTGACGAGTCTGGCGCTGAAGATCGCGTGGGTGCCGCTGGGCAATGTGGCGATCATGGCGATCGTGACCGCGCTGCGGGAGTGGTTCCGCAAGTCGGAGCTGTCCGCGGACCGGGCGGGGCTGTTGGTGGGTCAGGACCTGCAGGCTTCGATGCGTGGTCTGATGAAGATCGCCGGTGGAAACCACCTCCACGAGATGAACGTGGACGCCTTCCTCCGCCAGGCCGAGGAGTACGAGGCGGGCGGCGATCTGCGGGACTCCGTCCTCAAGATCATGAACGTCCTGCCGCGTACGCACCCGTTCACCACGGTCCGGGCGGCCGAGCTGAAGAAGTGGGCCGAGAGCCGCGACTACCAGCGGGTCATGGACGGCCACTACCCCCGGCGGGACGAGGACAAGGAAACCTCGGTGACCGACTCCATCCGCGAGTCCGCATCGCACTACGCGGACACCGTGCGCACCAGCAAGGATCCGCTGATGAAGCTGGTCGGCGACATAGCGGGCGGCGCGGGGGATCTGGGCGGCAAGCTCCGCGACAGGTTCACCGGCAGCGGCCGGGCCAACGGCAGCGGGCCCGACAGCAGCAGCGACGGCGGGAGCGGCGGGGCGTCCGGCGCCTGA
- the proB gene encoding glutamate 5-kinase, with product MTEARQHVTQARRIVVKVGSSSLTTAAGGIDADRVDALVDVLAKVRSGGEKEIVLVSSGAIAAGLAPLGLARRPKDLARQQAAASVGQGLLVARYTASFARHGVRVGQVLLTADDTSRRAHYRNAYRTLDQLLAMGAVPVINENDTVATDEIRFGDNDRLAALVAHLVRADLLVLLSDVDGLYDGDPARSGTTRIDEVRGPADIAHVQIGSAGRAGVGTGGMVTKVEAARIATEAGVPVVLTSAVSAADALAGRATGTFFHRTGRRSAGRLLWLAHASTPRGALVLDDGAVRAVVQGRKSLLPAGIAAVEGDFTAGDPVELRDTAGRAVARGLVNYDARELPPLLGRSTRELARELGPEYEREVVHRDDLVVMHP from the coding sequence GTGACAGAGGCAAGACAGCACGTGACACAGGCCCGCAGGATCGTCGTCAAGGTGGGCTCGTCCTCCCTGACCACCGCGGCGGGGGGGATCGACGCCGACCGGGTCGACGCCCTCGTGGACGTACTCGCCAAGGTCCGCAGCGGCGGCGAGAAGGAGATCGTGCTGGTCTCGTCGGGAGCCATCGCCGCCGGGCTCGCCCCGCTCGGCCTCGCCCGCCGGCCCAAGGACCTCGCCCGGCAGCAGGCCGCCGCCAGTGTCGGCCAGGGGCTGCTCGTGGCCCGCTACACCGCCTCCTTCGCCCGGCACGGGGTCCGCGTCGGCCAGGTGCTGCTCACCGCCGACGACACCAGCCGCCGCGCCCACTACCGCAACGCCTACCGCACCCTCGACCAGCTGCTCGCCATGGGTGCCGTACCGGTCATCAACGAGAACGACACCGTCGCCACCGACGAGATCCGCTTCGGCGACAACGACCGGCTCGCGGCGCTCGTCGCCCATCTGGTCCGGGCCGATCTGCTGGTGCTCCTCTCGGACGTCGACGGGCTGTACGACGGCGACCCGGCCCGCTCCGGCACCACCAGGATCGACGAGGTGCGAGGCCCGGCCGATATCGCGCATGTGCAGATCGGCAGCGCCGGCCGGGCGGGCGTCGGCACCGGCGGCATGGTCACCAAGGTCGAGGCCGCCAGGATCGCCACGGAGGCCGGCGTCCCCGTCGTCCTCACCTCTGCGGTGAGCGCCGCGGACGCCCTCGCGGGCCGGGCCACCGGAACCTTCTTCCACCGCACCGGACGCCGCAGCGCGGGACGGCTGCTGTGGCTCGCGCACGCCTCCACCCCCCGCGGCGCCCTGGTCCTCGACGACGGAGCCGTCCGGGCGGTCGTCCAGGGCCGCAAATCCCTGCTCCCGGCCGGGATCGCGGCCGTCGAAGGCGACTTCACCGCGGGCGACCCCGTCGAACTCCGCGACACCGCGGGCCGGGCCGTCGCCCGCGGCCTGGTCAACTACGACGCCCGTGAACTCCCCCCGCTGCTGGGCCGGTCCACCCGGGAACTCGCCCGGGAACTCGGTCCGGAATACGAGAGGGAGGTCGTACACAGGGACGATCTCGTGGTGATGCACCCCTGA
- a CDS encoding SCO2583 family membrane protein, whose amino-acid sequence MAGRGDPPEGTSEGLPGGGEDEYGAVVFDESFVRAARLQEYSARERTGPDARAVRTLPSPVLRARTGNTGAWVVMGLALLLAFSLATAIHIGLRRSPGDPAAAPRAEPLRMTVIPLAPSGAVPGGEPADLYHRSPAARHRIAAAGITLPAIRRTSAFTENEVRTALSVAKEYLVMSSLNPEVLTGGTVRPVRVLLDPAQLDAFDRDVGFRAGARKPSGGWLIRFDPARVALADPAVRVRGSLGYAESGADTLEITAGHTFTYALRPAAPPGPSRPPSALSAPVDPARTDPASLFVARRELRLRFDHEDILRHRTELVASHLQAGPQSCSESTGTLRPLLAGERASPGAPAGTDPYAATTAPAAGLCGALAPAAQPIPRSARQSTGQPSPPPG is encoded by the coding sequence ATGGCTGGGCGTGGCGACCCGCCCGAGGGGACGTCCGAGGGGCTCCCCGGCGGCGGAGAGGACGAGTACGGAGCCGTCGTCTTCGACGAATCGTTCGTACGTGCTGCCCGGCTCCAGGAGTACTCGGCCCGGGAGCGGACGGGACCCGACGCACGGGCCGTCCGCACCCTGCCGTCGCCCGTGCTGCGCGCCCGCACCGGCAACACCGGCGCCTGGGTGGTGATGGGGCTGGCCCTGCTGCTGGCGTTCTCCCTCGCCACCGCGATCCATATCGGGCTCCGCCGGTCCCCGGGCGATCCGGCCGCCGCCCCGCGGGCCGAACCGCTGCGGATGACCGTGATCCCGCTGGCGCCCTCCGGAGCCGTCCCCGGCGGGGAGCCCGCCGATCTCTACCACCGCAGCCCGGCCGCCCGGCACCGGATCGCCGCCGCCGGGATCACCCTGCCCGCGATCCGGCGCACCTCCGCCTTCACCGAGAACGAGGTACGGACCGCGCTCTCGGTGGCCAAGGAGTATCTGGTGATGTCCTCGCTGAATCCGGAGGTGCTCACCGGTGGCACGGTCCGTCCCGTACGGGTCCTGCTGGACCCGGCGCAGCTCGACGCCTTCGACCGGGACGTCGGCTTCCGGGCCGGGGCCCGGAAGCCGTCCGGCGGCTGGCTGATCCGCTTCGACCCGGCGAGGGTCGCCCTCGCCGATCCGGCCGTACGGGTCCGGGGGAGTCTGGGCTACGCCGAATCCGGGGCCGACACCCTGGAGATCACCGCCGGCCACACCTTCACCTATGCACTCCGCCCGGCCGCCCCGCCGGGCCCCTCCCGGCCACCCTCGGCTCTCTCCGCGCCCGTCGATCCGGCCCGTACCGATCCGGCGTCCCTCTTCGTCGCCCGCCGGGAGCTGCGGCTCCGCTTCGACCACGAGGACATCCTGCGCCACCGCACCGAACTGGTCGCCAGCCATCTCCAGGCGGGACCGCAGTCCTGCTCCGAGTCCACCGGCACCCTGCGGCCCCTGCTGGCGGGCGAACGGGCCTCGCCGGGCGCCCCGGCGGGCACCGATCCGTACGCCGCGACCACGGCACCGGCGGCGGGCCTCTGCGGCGCCCTCGCCCCCGCCGCCCAGCCGATCCCCCGATCAGCCCGGCAGTCGACCGGACAGCCGAGCCCGCCACCGGGCTGA
- the rsfS gene encoding ribosome silencing factor, translated as MTATERSVELVNAAAQAAADRLAHDIIAYDVSDVLSITDAFLIASAPNDRQVKSIVDEIEERLLKELGAKPVRREGDRDARWILLDYVDIVVHVQHSEERVFYALERLWKDCPELSLPEDAVKTRGKGKEHAELTGGADGELS; from the coding sequence GTGACCGCAACCGAGCGCTCCGTCGAGCTTGTCAACGCCGCCGCCCAAGCGGCCGCCGACCGGCTCGCGCACGACATCATCGCCTACGACGTCAGCGATGTGCTGTCCATCACGGACGCCTTCCTGATCGCCTCCGCCCCCAACGACCGCCAGGTCAAGTCGATCGTCGACGAGATCGAAGAGCGGCTGCTCAAGGAGCTGGGCGCCAAGCCGGTGCGCCGCGAAGGCGACCGCGACGCCCGTTGGATCCTGCTCGACTACGTCGACATCGTGGTCCATGTCCAGCACAGCGAGGAGCGGGTCTTCTACGCCCTGGAGCGGCTGTGGAAGGACTGCCCCGAGCTGTCCCTGCCCGAGGACGCGGTCAAGACCCGCGGCAAGGGCAAGGAGCACGCGGAGCTGACCGGCGGTGCGGACGGTGAGCTGAGCTGA
- a CDS encoding glutamate-5-semialdehyde dehydrogenase: protein MTTSPSPQESLSPVGRAARLARSAAEQLAPLPRAAKDAALLAVADALEARTDEIVRANAEDVARARENGTSESIVDRLTLTPERVRAIAADVRDVVALPDPVGEVVRGSTLPNGLDLRQVRVPLGVVGIVYEARPNVTADAAALCLKSGNAVLLRGSSSAYASNTALVQVIRDAVAEAGLPADAVQLVPGESRESVQELMRARGLVDVLIPRGGAGLIRTVVEQSTVPVIETGTGNCHVYVDAEADLDMAVSVLINSKAQRPSVCNSAETLLVHRDIAAAFLPRALDALAEAGVTVHGDEAVAAYGDDSKATVVAATDEDWETEYLSYDIAAAVVDSLDGAVAHIRCWSSGHTEAIVTTSQAAARRFTQLVDSTTVAVNASTRFTDGGQFGFGAEIGISTQKLHARGPMGLPELTSTKYILTGDGHIR, encoded by the coding sequence ATGACGACGTCGCCCTCCCCGCAGGAGTCCCTCAGCCCCGTCGGCCGGGCCGCCCGGCTCGCCCGCAGCGCCGCCGAGCAGCTCGCCCCCCTGCCGCGCGCGGCCAAGGACGCGGCCCTGCTCGCCGTCGCCGATGCGCTGGAGGCCCGGACGGACGAGATCGTCCGCGCCAACGCCGAGGACGTCGCACGGGCCCGCGAGAACGGTACGAGCGAGTCGATCGTCGACCGGCTGACGCTCACCCCGGAGCGCGTCCGCGCCATCGCGGCCGATGTCCGTGACGTCGTCGCGCTGCCCGACCCGGTCGGCGAGGTGGTACGCGGCTCCACCCTCCCCAACGGCCTCGACCTGCGCCAGGTCCGGGTGCCGCTCGGTGTCGTCGGCATCGTCTACGAGGCGCGGCCGAACGTCACCGCCGACGCCGCCGCCCTCTGCCTCAAGTCCGGCAACGCCGTACTGCTGCGCGGCTCCTCCTCCGCGTACGCCTCCAACACCGCTCTCGTACAGGTGATCCGGGACGCCGTCGCGGAAGCCGGGCTCCCCGCCGACGCGGTCCAGCTGGTGCCGGGCGAGTCCCGTGAGTCGGTCCAGGAGCTGATGCGCGCCCGCGGGCTGGTCGACGTCCTCATCCCGCGCGGCGGCGCCGGGCTGATCCGTACCGTCGTGGAGCAGTCCACCGTCCCCGTCATCGAGACCGGTACCGGCAACTGCCATGTGTACGTGGACGCCGAGGCCGATCTCGACATGGCCGTCTCCGTACTGATCAACTCCAAGGCCCAGCGGCCCAGCGTCTGCAACAGCGCCGAGACGCTCCTGGTCCACCGGGACATCGCGGCCGCGTTCCTGCCCCGGGCCCTCGACGCGCTCGCCGAGGCCGGGGTCACCGTCCACGGCGACGAGGCCGTGGCGGCGTACGGGGACGACAGCAAGGCGACGGTCGTCGCGGCCACCGACGAGGACTGGGAGACCGAGTACCTCTCCTACGACATCGCCGCGGCCGTGGTGGATTCGCTCGACGGCGCGGTGGCGCACATCCGGTGCTGGTCGTCCGGGCACACCGAGGCCATCGTCACCACCTCGCAGGCCGCGGCCCGCCGCTTCACCCAACTGGTGGACTCGACGACGGTCGCCGTCAACGCCTCGACCCGGTTCACCGACGGCGGCCAGTTCGGCTTCGGCGCGGAGATCGGCATCTCCACGCAGAAGCTGCACGCCCGCGGACCGATGGGGCTGCCCGAGCTGACCTCGACCAAGTACATCCTCACCGGCGACGGCCACATCCGGTAG
- a CDS encoding SCO2584 family spore wall biosynthesis protein gives MPDDVGGRPFPDGWEPDDDRGGADEDLAPVVFDEDFVHAATFHEPTAVERLLAAAEARAEGRGPGGPDDDPYGGVHGGYDPDRDRHGLHGSHADWSDPYGSHGGSLRPYRGSARWHRPVAWALALLMGVGMVALAFTAVYRGASGSRQDRIPPPATTGVDRSPTAPGVAPPDALRDQVPSPHPTRT, from the coding sequence GTGCCGGACGACGTGGGGGGCAGGCCGTTCCCGGACGGCTGGGAGCCCGACGACGACCGCGGAGGCGCGGACGAGGACCTCGCCCCCGTGGTGTTCGACGAGGACTTCGTCCATGCGGCCACCTTCCATGAACCCACCGCGGTCGAGCGGCTGCTGGCCGCCGCCGAGGCCCGCGCGGAGGGCCGGGGCCCCGGGGGACCCGACGACGACCCCTACGGCGGGGTGCACGGCGGCTACGACCCCGACCGGGACCGCCACGGCCTCCACGGCTCCCACGCCGACTGGTCCGATCCCTACGGCTCGCACGGCGGCTCGCTGCGCCCCTACCGAGGCAGCGCGCGCTGGCACCGCCCGGTGGCCTGGGCGCTGGCCCTGCTGATGGGCGTCGGCATGGTCGCCCTGGCCTTCACCGCCGTCTACCGGGGCGCGTCGGGCAGCCGCCAGGACCGGATCCCGCCGCCCGCGACGACGGGCGTGGACCGCTCCCCGACGGCCCCGGGCGTCGCACCCCCGGACGCCCTCCGCGACCAGGTCCCGTCCCCGCACCCCACCCGCACCTGA
- a CDS encoding LCP family protein — protein sequence MNDQQNPYDPYPPQPQIIGYDAYGQPVYQQPQLSHETQQPQEQQQYESQQPYDPSYQQSDQGYEQPGQGYEPPYQQSYDPYAQQTDGTGGTVGNHGYGYDPHAPAPEPYPPYEQTAPGGPAGNGAEQPYGYGGAHGQEGYGYDTGTLPTAVDSTQQWTVPPQHPAPEAEQQPAEAPGGGDAQAALPGQRRSGDEPPGERDYRTEQFSFIAEPDEESEDVIDWLKFTESRSERREEAKRRGRNRVIALGVVLALAVVAGIGWIVAAVLSDDEKKSVSAGAQKRDVIVVHLHNTKKKGTSTALLVDNVTAGRGTTVLLPNALSVAGDDGAGTTLGQSVEADGTAGTRDAVGTLLGARISGTWRLDTPFLENLVELVGSIDLTTDTDVPAPAKGAAPLVKKGENQTLNGRAAVAYATHLAAGEPESKQLQRFGQVVQGVLKKFPSDAESATVTVETLGQILDPSLSEKDLGASLAKLADHAKGGDYATELLPVQPDGRPTEQAITQVVKEVLGGSVTKGEQGAAARVGIRNATGKPAATETARVSLVNGGYTVVDGGRADTADTSSITYGDDARKAEAAEVAKTLGLPAAAVKKGAPAANADITVVLGGDFKTG from the coding sequence GTGAACGACCAGCAGAATCCGTACGACCCTTATCCGCCGCAGCCGCAGATCATCGGCTACGACGCGTACGGGCAGCCGGTCTACCAGCAGCCCCAGCTGTCCCACGAGACCCAACAGCCGCAGGAACAGCAGCAGTACGAATCGCAGCAGCCGTACGACCCGTCGTACCAGCAGTCCGATCAGGGGTACGAGCAGCCCGGTCAGGGGTACGAGCCTCCGTACCAGCAGTCGTACGACCCGTACGCCCAGCAGACCGACGGGACCGGCGGGACCGTCGGCAATCACGGCTACGGCTACGACCCCCACGCCCCGGCCCCGGAGCCGTACCCCCCGTACGAGCAGACCGCACCCGGCGGACCGGCCGGCAACGGCGCGGAACAGCCGTACGGCTACGGCGGTGCCCACGGCCAGGAGGGGTACGGCTACGACACCGGCACCCTGCCCACGGCCGTCGACTCCACCCAGCAGTGGACCGTCCCCCCGCAGCATCCGGCCCCCGAGGCCGAACAGCAGCCCGCCGAAGCCCCCGGCGGAGGGGATGCACAGGCCGCCCTCCCCGGACAGCGGCGCTCCGGCGACGAGCCGCCCGGGGAGCGCGACTACCGCACCGAGCAGTTCTCGTTCATCGCGGAGCCCGACGAGGAATCCGAAGACGTCATCGACTGGCTGAAGTTCACCGAGAGCCGCTCGGAACGGCGCGAGGAGGCCAAGCGGCGGGGACGCAACCGTGTGATCGCCCTCGGAGTCGTCCTCGCGCTGGCCGTGGTGGCCGGAATCGGCTGGATCGTGGCCGCGGTCCTGTCGGACGACGAGAAGAAGAGCGTCTCCGCCGGGGCCCAGAAACGCGATGTGATCGTGGTGCATCTGCACAACACGAAGAAGAAGGGCACCTCGACCGCCCTCCTCGTCGACAACGTCACCGCCGGCCGGGGCACCACCGTCCTGCTCCCCAACGCCCTGTCCGTCGCCGGTGACGACGGCGCCGGAACCACCCTCGGCCAGTCCGTCGAGGCCGACGGCACCGCCGGGACCCGCGATGCCGTGGGCACCCTCCTCGGCGCCCGGATCAGCGGCACCTGGCGGCTCGACACCCCCTTCCTGGAGAACCTCGTCGAACTCGTCGGCAGTATCGACCTCACCACCGACACCGACGTCCCCGCCCCCGCCAAGGGCGCCGCACCCCTGGTGAAGAAGGGCGAGAACCAGACCCTCAACGGCCGCGCCGCCGTCGCCTACGCCACCCATCTCGCCGCCGGGGAGCCCGAGTCCAAGCAACTGCAGCGCTTCGGACAGGTCGTGCAGGGCGTGCTGAAGAAGTTCCCGAGCGACGCGGAGTCCGCGACCGTCACGGTGGAGACCCTGGGGCAGATCCTCGACCCCTCGCTCTCCGAGAAGGACCTCGGCGCGTCCCTCGCCAAACTCGCCGACCATGCCAAGGGCGGCGACTACGCCACCGAACTGCTGCCCGTACAGCCCGACGGCCGGCCCACCGAGCAGGCGATCACTCAGGTCGTCAAGGAGGTCCTCGGCGGCTCCGTCACCAAGGGTGAGCAGGGCGCGGCGGCCCGGGTCGGGATCAGGAACGCCACCGGCAAGCCCGCCGCGACGGAGACCGCCCGGGTCTCCCTGGTGAACGGCGGCTACACGGTCGTCGACGGCGGCCGCGCGGACACGGCGGACACCTCGTCGATCACCTACGGTGACGATGCGCGCAAGGCGGAGGCCGCCGAGGTCGCCAAGACGCTGGGGCTGCCCGCGGCCGCGGTGAAGAAGGGCGCACCTGCCGCCAACGCCGATATCACCGTCGTCCTCGGCGGTGACTTCAAGACCGGCTGA
- a CDS encoding helix-turn-helix transcriptional regulator, whose amino-acid sequence MTVMTTTGAADTAADGSGVRGGEGHGGGRGCRRRPELAAFLRSRRARVTPADVGIPPGLRRRTPGLRREEVAQLSGVGVTWYTWLEQGRPINASPQVLNAVARTLRLDASEREHLYHLAKVPYEQRPGADVGEDGDEVGPEVRSILDALDPRPAVVYNSRYDVLATNRCYDRLFRYELFIGPGRKNVLWTLFAAADRDECPVLHPEVELPLMVAQFRAAYGRHVGDPGWESFVRGLSRSSEYFTELWRSGNVVQPGPRVKTFRHPGAGEMRMSSVSMDINGLPECRMVVYSPGDEESARRLDALHRL is encoded by the coding sequence GTGACGGTGATGACGACCACGGGCGCTGCGGATACCGCGGCGGACGGCAGCGGTGTCCGCGGGGGTGAGGGGCACGGCGGGGGCAGGGGCTGCCGCCGCAGACCCGAGCTGGCGGCTTTCCTGCGCAGCCGCCGGGCCCGGGTGACGCCCGCCGACGTCGGGATACCCCCGGGCCTGCGGCGGCGTACGCCCGGGCTGCGGCGCGAGGAGGTGGCCCAGCTCTCCGGGGTGGGTGTGACCTGGTACACCTGGCTGGAGCAGGGGCGTCCGATCAACGCGTCGCCGCAGGTGCTGAACGCGGTCGCGCGGACGCTGAGGCTGGACGCCTCGGAGCGCGAGCACCTCTACCACCTGGCGAAGGTTCCGTACGAGCAGCGGCCCGGCGCGGACGTCGGCGAGGACGGCGACGAGGTGGGCCCGGAGGTCCGGTCGATCCTCGATGCCCTCGACCCGCGTCCGGCCGTGGTCTACAACTCCCGGTACGACGTGCTGGCCACCAACCGCTGCTACGACCGGCTCTTCCGGTACGAACTCTTCATCGGACCGGGGCGGAAGAACGTGCTGTGGACGCTGTTCGCGGCGGCGGACCGGGACGAGTGCCCGGTGCTCCACCCCGAGGTGGAACTGCCGCTGATGGTGGCCCAGTTCCGGGCGGCGTACGGGCGCCATGTGGGCGATCCCGGCTGGGAGTCGTTCGTCCGGGGGCTCTCCCGGTCCAGCGAGTACTTCACCGAGCTGTGGCGGAGCGGGAACGTGGTGCAGCCGGGCCCTCGGGTGAAGACCTTCCGGCATCCGGGTGCGGGCGAGATGCGGATGTCGTCGGTGTCGATGGACATCAACGGCCTGCCGGAGTGCCGGATGGTCGTCTACTCCCCCGGCGACGAGGAGAGTGCCCGCCGTCTCGACGCCCTCCACCGGCTCTGA